The following coding sequences lie in one Borreliella spielmanii genomic window:
- the fliG gene encoding flagellar motor switch protein FliG, translated as MEEKKEKEILDVSALTGKQKAAILLVSIGSEISSKVFKYLSQEEIESLTFEIAKLETITSELKDNVLLEFKELMMAQEFIQKGGIDYARELLEKSLGTQKAVDIINNLGSALQSRPFEFVRRADPANILNFIQQEHPQTIALILSYLDPQKASFILSSLPTEVQTNVARRIALMDRTSPEVVREVERVLEKKLASLSSEDYTSAGGVDNVVEIINMADRKTEKFIIESLEEEDPELAEEIKKKMFVFEDIVLLDDRSIQRVLREIDGQELAKALKSVDIPVQEKIFKNMSKRAASMLKEDMEFLGPTRRKDVEESQQKIVSLIRKLEEQGEIVISRGGEEDVLV; from the coding sequence ATGGAAGAAAAAAAAGAAAAGGAGATCCTTGATGTTTCTGCTTTAACAGGTAAGCAAAAGGCTGCTATTTTGTTGGTTTCAATAGGTTCTGAAATCTCTTCTAAAGTGTTTAAGTATCTTTCTCAAGAAGAGATAGAGTCTTTGACATTTGAGATAGCAAAGCTTGAGACAATTACTTCTGAGCTTAAAGATAATGTCCTTTTAGAGTTTAAAGAATTAATGATGGCTCAAGAATTTATTCAAAAGGGCGGAATTGATTATGCAAGAGAGCTTCTTGAAAAGTCTCTTGGGACCCAAAAAGCAGTTGACATTATTAATAACTTGGGATCTGCTTTACAGTCTAGGCCTTTTGAATTTGTTAGAAGAGCAGATCCTGCAAATATTTTAAACTTTATTCAACAAGAACATCCTCAAACAATTGCTTTAATACTTTCATACCTTGATCCCCAAAAAGCTTCTTTTATTCTCTCTAGTTTGCCTACAGAGGTGCAGACCAATGTTGCAAGGAGAATCGCATTAATGGATAGAACTTCTCCTGAGGTTGTAAGAGAGGTTGAAAGAGTTCTTGAAAAAAAATTAGCTTCTCTTTCTTCAGAAGATTACACATCAGCAGGAGGAGTTGACAATGTTGTTGAGATAATTAATATGGCCGATAGAAAGACGGAAAAGTTTATTATTGAATCTCTTGAAGAAGAAGATCCAGAGCTTGCAGAAGAGATAAAGAAGAAAATGTTTGTATTTGAGGATATAGTTTTGCTTGATGACAGATCTATACAAAGAGTTTTAAGAGAAATAGATGGTCAAGAGTTGGCAAAGGCTTTAAAATCTGTAGATATTCCTGTCCAAGAAAAAATTTTCAAAAACATGTCAAAAAGAGCAGCCTCAATGCTTAAGGAGGATATGGAATTTTTGGGACCTACTAGGCGAAAAGACGTTGAGGAATCCCAGCAAAAAATTGTTTCTCTTATTAGAAAATTGGAAGAACAAGGAGAAATAGTTATTTCAAGAGGTGGTGAGGAAGATGTGCTTGTCTGA
- the fliH gene encoding flagellar assembly protein FliH has translation MPKVLYKSSEVDNSLKFELVEIAKPVFESLEIKEKEGKVYDIESQIANLKEELQLLKDEKLQLEEELIKRQKLAKEEVRIESERMIEEAKIKAKEVLEAAKQESDLLQKEAIYKKESIESESNAEIERLAREYEEKLKTDLEIATAKGREEGYSKGYESGFEDFDKVMRKLHSIIASLIAERKGILESSSAQIVSLVMQIAIKVIKRITDSQKDIVLENVNEVLKRVKDKTQITIRVNLDDLDIVRHKKSDFISRFDVIENLEIIEDPNIGKGGCIIETNFGEIDARISSQLDKIEEKFKNFSLLS, from the coding sequence TTGCCTAAGGTTTTATATAAATCATCAGAAGTTGATAATTCATTAAAGTTTGAGCTTGTTGAGATAGCAAAGCCTGTTTTTGAATCTTTGGAAATCAAGGAGAAGGAAGGCAAAGTTTACGACATAGAAAGTCAAATTGCCAATCTTAAAGAAGAGTTACAATTATTAAAAGATGAGAAATTACAACTTGAAGAAGAGCTTATTAAAAGACAAAAGCTTGCTAAAGAAGAAGTTCGAATTGAATCTGAGAGGATGATTGAAGAGGCTAAGATAAAAGCCAAGGAAGTATTAGAAGCAGCTAAGCAAGAGTCAGATCTTTTACAAAAGGAAGCTATTTATAAGAAGGAATCTATTGAATCTGAATCTAATGCCGAGATTGAAAGACTAGCAAGAGAGTATGAGGAAAAATTAAAAACAGATCTTGAAATAGCAACAGCTAAGGGTAGAGAAGAAGGGTATAGCAAAGGTTATGAAAGTGGTTTTGAAGATTTTGACAAAGTTATGAGAAAGTTGCATAGCATAATAGCATCTTTGATCGCTGAAAGAAAAGGTATTCTTGAATCCTCGAGTGCTCAGATAGTAAGTCTTGTTATGCAAATTGCAATTAAGGTTATTAAGAGGATTACAGATTCTCAAAAAGACATTGTCTTAGAAAATGTTAATGAGGTGTTGAAAAGGGTAAAAGATAAAACACAAATTACTATTCGTGTAAATCTTGATGATTTAGATATTGTTAGACATAAAAAGAGTGATTTTATTTCTAGGTTTGATGTTATAGAAAATTTAGAAATCATAGAAGATCCTAATATAGGCAAAGGTGGCTGTATAATTGAAACTAATTTTGGGGAGATTGATGCGCGTATTTCTTCTCAACTTGATAAAATAGAGGAAAAATTTAAAAATTTTTCGTTATTAAGTTAA